The Leishmania major strain Friedlin complete genome, chromosome 31 genome contains a region encoding:
- the AAT8.1 gene encoding amino acid permease gives MSNRSADSCPRTCRGQQREEYPDHASSHTMTVGAAHTAKPTATSRSAEQRPQRQSHSQPRRTGCLDVLQTIRDGVIKAVCVIVPPGGILSGAFNMASSSIGAGILGLPAATDSAGIILAMILLAVITYFSVFSMYILALASENTRIKTFEGLARWLFPARRYAFSYWAAFVRLFYGFSGCVAYIISVGNCLGPIFTGAAKQHPDNSAIQFFATTQGNRVLTVIIWLFVMLPLVIPKHIDSLRYASAIAVTFMVYFVFVVVAHSCRNGLAETSKHVELSGNQVDDDKLVHNTVFLFRTGNSVIHSVGIFVFAYACQINAQEVLWDLRPEIRTTKSFTLSAFIGMMLCTTLYVLVSVFGYFDFGSKNLLGKSLLLMFNPFEEADIMIAYVAVMIKLCVAYALLTIAARNSLYYLIGFQHRYRNRTEAGGAEELDFVAGDADATVQQTANLPAAVTNSDVVQSGKLDGVDNNHGMEGTTKGRNASQTVDEDCEAGEDVDEECVDGTAEDTTYVDNIPFWQHLLVVLVLSVVSLLCGLFIPNISTVFGFAGSISGGFIAFIFPALFVMYSGNFTVAQVGWFTYLNTYLLLICGVVGIVFGTGGTIYVTI, from the coding sequence ATGTCAAACCGATCAGCCGATAGCTGTCCTCGCACCTGTCGAGGGCAACAGCGCGAGGAGTACCCCGACCACGCCAGCAGCCACACGATGACGGTAGGTGCGGCGCACACGGCCaagccgacggcgacgtcgcggAGTGCAGAGCAGCGCCCTCAACGCCAGTCGCactcgcagccgcgccgcaccgGATGTCTTGACGTACTCCAGACCATCCGTGACGGCGTCATCAAAGCAGTGTGCGTGATCGTTCCGCCCGGCGGCATTCTCTCCGGCGCCTTCAACATGGCGAGCTCTTCCATCGGCGCCGGCATCCTTGGCCTACCGGCGGCGACCGACTCAGCAGGCATCATCCTCGCCATgatcctcctcgccgtcatCACGTACTTCTCCGTGTTCTCCATGTACATCCTGGCACTCGCATCGGAGAACACGCGCATCAAGACCTTCGAGGGCTTGGCGCGCTGGCTCTTCCCGGCGAGAAGGTATGCCTTCTCCTACTGGGCCGCGTTCGTCAGATTGTTCTACGGCTTCTCTGGCTGCGTCGCCTACATCATCAGCGTGGGCAACTGCCTTGGTCCCATCTTCACCGGCGCCGCAAAGCAGCACCCCGACAACAGTGCCATCCAGTTCTTCGCCACCACGCAGGGCAATCGCGTGCTCACAGTCATCATTTGGCTCTTCgtgatgctgccgctggttATTCCGAAGCACATCGACTCGCTGCGCTACGCCTCCGCCATCGCGGTGACATTCATGGTGTACTTTGTCTTCGTGGTTGTCGCACACAGCTGCCGTAACGGACTGGCGGAAACGTCCAAGCACGTGGAGCTGTCCGGCAACCAGGTGGATGATGACAAGCTGGTGCACAACActgtctttctttttcgcacCGGCAACTCCGTAATCCACTCCGTCGGCATCTTTGTTTTCGCGTACGCGTGCCAAATAAACGCGCAGGAGGTTCTGTGGGATTTGAGACCCGAGATTCGCACGACGAAGAGCTTCACGCTGTCGGCGTTCATTGGGATGATGCTGTGCACCACCCTGTACGTGCTGGTAAGCGTGTTCGGATACTTCGACTTTGGCAGCAAGAACCTGCTCGGcaagtcgctgctgctcatgttCAACCCGTTCGAGGAGGCCGACATCATGATCGCCTACGTTGCCGTCATGATCAAGCTGTGCGTTGCCTACGCGCTACTCACCATTGCAGCGCGCAACTCCCTGTACTATCTGATCGGCTTCCAGCACCGCTACCGCAACCGCACcgaggcgggcggcgcggaggAGCTCGACTTTGTCgctggcgacgccgacgccaccgtccAGCAGACCGCGAATTTGCCCGCGGCGGTGACCAACAGCGACGTTGTCCAGTCCGGCAAGCTCGACGGGGTGGACAACAACCACGGCATGGAGGGGACAACGAAAGGCCGCAATGCCTCCCAAACCGTCGATGAGGACTGCGAAGCAGGTGAGGACGTGGACGAGGAGTGCGTGGACGGGACCGCAGAGGACACGACGTACGTGGACAACATCCCGTTCTGGCAGCACCTGCTGGTCGTGCTTGTGCTCTCCgtcgtgtcgctgctgtgtggCCTATTCATCCCGAACATCAGCACCGTCTTCGGCTTCGCCGGCTCGATCAGCGGCGGCTTCATTGCCTTTATCTTCCCCGCGCTCTTCGTCATGTACTCGGGCAACTTcacggtggcgcaggtggGATGGTTCACGTACCTGAACACGTACCTGCTGCTGATCTGCGGTGTTGTCGGCATTGTCttcggcaccggcggcaccaTATACGTTACGATCTAG
- the AAT8.2 gene encoding amino acid permease: protein MSRRPSMRGDGAQQPCSHAPSAAKDAHRAQDPAAPPSHSQPRRTGCLGVLQTIRDGVIKAVCVIVPPGGILSGAFNMASSSIGAGILGLPAATDSAGIILAMILLAVITYFSVFSMYILALASENTRIKTFEGLARWLFPARRYAFSYWAAFIRFFHGFSACVAYIISVGNCLSPIFTSAAKQHPDNSAIQFFATTQGNRVLTVIVWLFVMLPLVIPKHIDSLRYASAIAVTFMVYFVFVAVAHSCRNGLAETSKHVELSGNQVDDDKLVHNTVFLFRTGNSVIHSVGVFVFAYVCQVNAQEVLWDLRPEIRTTKSFTLSAFIGVMLCSTLYVLVSVFGYFDFGSKNLLGKSLLLMFNPLEEADIMIAYVAVMIKLCVAYALLTIAARNSLYYLIGFQHRYRNRTEAGGAEELDFVAGDADATVQQTANLPAAVTNSDVVQSGKLDGVDNNHGMEGTTKGRNASQTVDEDCEAGEDVDEECVDGTAEDTTYVDNIPFWQHLLVVLVLSVVSLLCGLFIPNISTVFGFAGSISGGFIAFIFPALFVMYSGNFTVAQVGWFTYLNTYLLLICGVVGIVFGTGGTIYEIV, encoded by the coding sequence ATGTCCCGTCGCCCCAGTATGCGGGGCGATGGCGCACAGCAGCCATGCAGCCATGCCCCGTCCGCCGCCAAGGACGCTCACCGCGCTCAAGacccagcagcgccgccgtcgcactcgcagccgcgccgcaccgGATGTCTTGGCGTGCTCCAGACCATCCGTGACGGCGTCATCAAAGCAGTGTGCGTGATCGTTCCGCCCGGCGGCATTCTCTCTGGCGCCTTCAACATGGCGAGCTCTTCCATCGGCGCCGGCATCCTTGGCCTACCGGCGGCGACCGACTCAGCAGGCATCATCCTCGCCATgatcctcctcgccgtcatCACGTACTTCTCCGTGTTCTCCATGTACATCCTGGCACTCGCATCGGAGAACACGCGCATCAAGACCTTCGAGGGCTTGGCGCGCTGGCTCTTCCCGGCGAGAAGGTATGCCTTCTCCTACTGGGCCGCGTTCATTCGCTTTTTCCACGGCTTCTCCGCCTGCGTCGCCTACATCATCAGCGTGGGCAACTGCCTTAGTCCCATCTTCACCAGCGCCGCAAAGCAGCACCCCGACAACAGTGCCATCCAGTTCTTCGCCACCACGCAGGGCAATCGCGTGCTCACAGTCATCGTTTGGCTCTTCgtgatgctgccgctggttATTCCGAAGCACATCGACTCGCTGCGCTACGCCTCCGCCATCGCGGTGACATTCATGGTGTACTTTGTCTTCGTGGCTGTCGCACACAGCTGCCGTAACGGACTGGCGGAAACGTCCAAGCATGTGGAGCTGTCCGGCAACCAGGTGGATGATGACAAGCTGGTGCACAACACcgtctttctttttcgcacCGGCAACTCCGTAATCCACTCCGTCGGCGTCTTTGTTTTCGCGTACGTGTGCCAAGTAAACGCGCAGGAGGTTCTGTGGGATTTGAGACCCGAGATTCGCACGACGAAGAGCTTCACGCTGTCGGCGTTCATTGGGGTGATGCTGTGCTCCACCCTGTACGTGCTGGTAAGCGTGTTCGGATACTTCGACTTTGGCAGCAAGAACCTGCTCGGcaagtcgctgctgctcatgttCAACCCGCTCGAGGAGGCCGACATCATGATCGCCTACGTTGCCGTCATGATCAAGCTGTGCGTTGCCTACGCGCTACTCACCATTGCAGCGCGCAACTCCCTGTACTATCTGATCGGCTTCCAGCACCGCTACCGCAACCGCACcgaggcgggcggcgcggaggAGCTCGACTTTGTCGcaggcgacgccgacgccaccgtccAGCAGACCGCGAATTTGCCCGCGGCGGTGACCAACAGCGACGTTGTCCAGTCCGGCAAGCTCGACGGGGTGGACAACAACCACGGCATGGAGGGGACAACGAAAGGCCGCAATGCCTCCCAAACCGTCGATGAGGACTGCGAAGCAGGTGAGGACGTGGACGAGGAGTGCGTGGACGGGACCGCAGAGGACACGACGTACGTGGACAACATCCCGTTCTGGCAGCACCTGCTGGTCGTGCTTGTGCTCTCCgtcgtgtcgctgctgtgtggCCTATTCATCCCGAACATCAGCACCGTCTTCGGCTTCGCCGGCTCGATCAGCGGCGGCTTCATTGCCTTTATCTTCCCCGCGCTCTTCGTCATGTACTCGGGCAACTTcacggtggcgcaggtggGATGGTTCACGTACCTGAACACGTACCTGCTGCTGATCTGCGGTGTTGTCGGCATTGTCttcggcaccggcggcaccaTATACGAAATTGTTTGA
- a CDS encoding acetylornithine deacetylase-like protein, translating to MAYLLTQLKEKGPKGAGCLIGAPADMRVVTSNKGFCEWHVEMQGKVIHSAMALMSTSCNAIEYAAQIIAEMCETALDITKSTAQERNYSCSLACISTDAVVGGSAVNTVPAECDVVCSVRRPLGYL from the coding sequence ATGGCGTATCTGCTTAcgcagctgaaggagaagGGCCCCAAGGGGGCCGGCTGCCTCATCGGTGCGCCGGCGGACATGAGGGTGGTGACCAGCAACAAGGGCTTCTGTGAGTGGCACGTGGAGATGCAGGGCAAGGTGATTCACTCCGCCATGGCGCTCATGAGCACGAGCTGCAACGCCATCGAGTACGCCGCGCAGATCATCGCGGAAATGTGCGAGACCGCGCTGGACATCACGAAAAGCACCGCACAGGAGAGGAACTACAGCTGCTCGCTCGCGTGCATCTCCACGGATGCCGTCGTGGGTGGTAGCGCGGTGAACACGGTACCGGCGGAATGTGACGTTGTGTGCAGCGTGCGCCGTCCGCTTGGGTATCTCTGA
- the AAT8.3 gene encoding amino acid permease, translating into MSNRSADSCPRTCRGQQREEYPDHASSHTMTVGAAHTAKPTATSRSAEQRPQRQSHSQPRRTGCLDVLQTIRDGVIKAVCVIVPPGGILSGAFNMASSSIGAGILGLPAATDSAGIILAMILLAVITYFSVFSMYILALASENTRIKTFEGLARWLFPARRYAFSYWAAFVRLFYGFSGCVAYIISVGNCLGPIFTGAAKQHPDNSAIQFFATTQGNRVLTVIVWLFVMLPLVIPKHIDSLRYASAIAVTFMVYFVFVVVAHSCRNGLAETSKHVELSGNQVDDDKLVHNTVFLFRTGNSVIHSVGIFVFAYACQINAQEVLWDLRPEIRTTKSFTLSAFIGMMLCTTLYVLVSVFGYFDFGSKNLLGKSLLLMFNPFEEADIMIAYVAVMIKLCVAYALLTIAARNSLYYLIGFQHRYRNRTEAGGAEELDFVAGDADATVQQTANLPAAVTNSDVVQSGKLDGVDNNHGMEGTTKGRNASQTVDEDYEAGEDVDEECVDGTAEDTTYVDNIPFWQHLLVVLVLSVVSLLCGLFIPNISTVFGFAGSISGGFIAFIFPALFVMYSGNFTVAQVGWFTYLNTYLLLICGVVGIVFGTGGTIYVTI; encoded by the coding sequence ATGTCAAACCGATCAGCCGATAGCTGTCCTCGCACCTGTCGAGGGCAACAGCGCGAGGAGTACCCCGACCACGCCAGCAGCCACACGATGACGGTAGGTGCGGCGCACACGGCCaagccgacggcgacgtcgcggAGTGCAGAGCAGCGCCCTCAACGCCAGTCGCactcgcagccgcgccgcaccgGATGTCTTGACGTACTCCAGACCATCCGTGACGGCGTCATCAAAGCAGTGTGCGTGATCGTTCCGCCCGGCGGCATTCTCTCTGGCGCCTTCAACATGGCGAGCTCTTCCATCGGCGCCGGCATCCTTGGCCTACCGGCGGCGACCGACTCAGCAGGCATCATCCTCGCCATgatcctcctcgccgtcatCACGTACTTCTCCGTGTTCTCCATGTACATCCTGGCACTCGCATCGGAGAACACGCGCATCAAGACCTTCGAGGGCTTGGCGCGCTGGCTCTTCCCGGCGAGAAGGTATGCCTTCTCCTACTGGGCCGCGTTCGTCAGATTGTTCTACGGCTTCTCTGGCTGCGTCGCCTACATCATCAGCGTGGGCAACTGCCTTGGTCCCATCTTCACCGGCGCCGCAAAGCAGCACCCCGACAACAGTGCCATCCAGTTCTTCGCCACCACGCAGGGCAATCGCGTGCTCACAGTCATCGTTTGGCTCTTCgtgatgctgccgctggttATTCCGAAGCACATCGACTCGCTGCGCTACGCCTCCGCCATCGCGGTGACATTCATGGTGTACTTTGTCTTCGTGGTTGTCGCACACAGCTGCCGTAACGGACTGGCGGAAACGTCCAAGCACGTGGAGCTGTCCGGCAACCAGGTGGATGATGACAAGCTGGTGCACAACActgtctttctttttcgcacCGGCAACTCCGTAATCCACTCCGTCGGCATCTTTGTTTTCGCGTACGCGTGCCAAATAAACGCGCAGGAGGTTCTGTGGGATTTGAGACCCGAGATTCGCACGACGAAGAGCTTCACGCTGTCGGCGTTCATTGGGATGATGCTGTGCACCACCCTGTACGTGCTGGTAAGCGTGTTCGGATACTTCGACTTTGGCAGCAAGAACCTGCTCGGcaagtcgctgctgctcatgttCAACCCGTTCGAGGAGGCCGACATCATGATCGCCTACGTTGCCGTCATGATCAAGCTGTGCGTTGCCTACGCGCTACTCACCATTGCAGCGCGCAACTCCCTGTACTATCTGATCGGCTTCCAGCACCGCTACCGCAACCGCACcgaggcgggcggcgcggaggAGCTCGACTTTGTCgctggcgacgccgacgccaccgtccAGCAGACCGCGAATTTGCCCGCGGCGGTGACCAACAGCGACGTTGTCCAGTCCGGCAAGCTCGACGGGGTGGACAACAACCACGGCATGGAGGGGACAACGAAAGGCCGCAATGCCTCCCAAACCGTCGATGAGGACTACGAAGCAGGTGAGGACGTGGACGAGGAGTGCGTGGACGGGACCGCAGAGGACACGACGTACGTGGACAACATCCCGTTCTGGCAGCACCTGCTGGTCGTGCTTGTGCTCTCCgtcgtgtcgctgctgtgtggCCTATTCATCCCGAACATCAGCACCGTCTTCGGCTTCGCCGGCTCGATCAGCGGCGGCTTCATTGCCTTTATCTTCCCCGCGCTCTTCGTCATGTACTCGGGCAACTTcacggtggcgcaggtggGATGGTTCACGTACCTGAACACGTACCTGCTGCTGATCTGCGGTGTTGTCGGCATTGTCttcggcaccggcggcaccaTATACGTTACGATCTAG